In Papaver somniferum cultivar HN1 chromosome 1, ASM357369v1, whole genome shotgun sequence, a genomic segment contains:
- the LOC113281552 gene encoding long chain acyl-CoA synthetase 8-like isoform X2: MGDSNGGILGSTLLGNLVQRDYMSVSNVYESYGIVVAFIVGLVIPLLLIGMKRAKQRGVPVQVGGDMGFTICNRRSTTLIEVPWEGATTMAALFEQSCKKNAQGRCLGTREVISREVVTGSDGRKFEKLHMGEYIWETYGGALDRASNFASGLVKLGHTANSHAAIFSDSRAEWLLAFQGCFRQNITVVTIYASLGEEALVHSLNETQVTTLICDSKQLKKLAAISSSLESIKHIIYFEDDDITVDSVFSNLNLTSFSGVEKLGKENPVHPILPSKTDTAVIMYTSGSTGLPKGVMMTHANIVATAAAVTTVIPKIGNKDVYLAYLPLAHVFELAAEAVMLTAGAAIGYGSALTLTDTSNKIKNGTQGDASILKPTLMAGVPAILDRVRDGVLKKIEEKGGLSNKLFNLGYKRRLSAIEGSLLGAWGLEKTFLEVVVFRKIRSVLGGRVRFMLCGGAPLSRDTQRFMNVCLGIPIGQGYGLTETCAGAAFSEADDTTVGRVGPPIPCSYIKLVSWEEGGYLITDKPMPRGEVVVGGHSVTLGYFQNEAKTNEVYKVDEKGMRWFYTGDIGQFHPDGCLEIIDRKKDIVKLQHGEYISLGKVEAALASGNYVDNIMVHADPFHSFCVALIVPSHHALESWALGAGIEYPDFSDLCKKEEAVREVQQSLLKSFCPWR, encoded by the exons ATGGGAGATTCTAACGGAGGCATTTTGGGTTCGACGTTGCTGGGAAACTTGGTACAGAGAGATTACATGTCAGTTTCCAATGTCTATGAGTCATATGGGATTGTTGTTGCGTTTATTGTTGGTCTTGTTATACCTTTGTTACTCATTGGGATGAAAAGAGCTAAACAAAGGGGAGTGCCAGTACAAGTTGGTGGTGATATGGGTTTCACAATTTGTAACCGTAGatctactacattaattgaagttCCTTGGGAAGGAGCTACTACTATGGCAGCTCTTTTTGAGCAATCTTGTAAAAAGAATGCACAAGGTCGGTGTCTTGGTACAAGAGAGGTGATTAGTAGGGAAGTAGTTACAGGTAGTGATGGAAGGAAGTTTGAGAAGTTACACATGGGAGAATATATATGGGAAACATATGGTGGAGCATTAGATAGAGCTAGCAACTTCGCATCTGGCTTGGTAAAATTGGGTCATACTGCAAATAGTCATGCTGCCATTTTTTCTGATTCACGGGCAGAGTGGTTGCTTGCCTTTCAG GGATGCTTCAGGCAGAATATTACGGTTGTGACTATCTATGCTTCACTAGGTGAAGAGGCTCTTGTTCATTCCCTCAACGAG ACCCAAGTAACTACCTTGATCTGTGATTCAAAGCAACTAAAGAAACTGGCTGCAATAAGCTCTAGCCTGGAATCTATTAAGCACATTAtttattttgaagatgatgaCATCACAGTTGATTCAGTTTTCAGCAATCTTAATCTTACATCTTTTTCTGGAGTTGAGAAGCTTGGAAAAGAAAATCCTGTGCATCCAATATTACCTTCAAAAACTGATACAGCTGTGATCATGTATACAAGTGGTAGTACAGGATTACCAAAG GGAGTCATGATGACTCATGCCAACATcgtagcaacagcagcagcagttacAACAGTTATTCCTAAAATAGGCAACAAAGATGTGTACCTGGCGTATTTACCCCTGGCGCACGTTTTTGAGCTAGCAGCCGAG GCTGTGATGTTGACAGCAGGTGCCGCCATTGGTTATGGTTCAGCTCTGACTTTAACCGACACCTCCAATAAAATCAAGAATGGAACTCAGGGAGATGCTTCTATATTAAAGCCCACCCTAATGGCAGGAGTTCCAGCTATTTTAGATCGTGTACGAGATGGAGTGTTGAAAAAG ATTGAGGAGAAGGGTGGGCTAAGCAATAAACTTTTCAACCTTGGATACAAACGTCGGTTGTCTGCTATAGAAGGAAGCTTGTTGGGGGCTTGGGGACTGGAAAAAACTTTTCTAGAAGTCGTTGTTTTCAGAAAGATACGGTCTGTTCTTGGAGGTCGTGTGAGATTCATGCTTTGTGGTGGAGCTCCTTTGTCTAGAGACACCCAACGGTTCATGAACGTCTGTCTAGG GATTCCTATAGGTCAAGGATATGGATTGACTGAAACATGTGCTGGAGCAGCGTTTTCTGAGGCAGATGACACCACTGTGGGTCGTGTTGGTCCACCAATTCCGTGTTCCTACATTAAG CTTGTTTCTTGGGAAGAAGGGGGATATCTGATCACTGATAAACCAATGCCCAGAGGAGAAGTTGTAGTTGGAGGACACAGCGTAACTTTGGGTTATTTTCAAAATGAAGCAAAAACTAATGAGGTGTACAAA GTCGATGAAAAGGGAATGCGATGGTTCTACACTGGTGATATAGGGCAGTTCCACCCCGATGGATGCCTGGAAATTATTGACAGGAAAAAAGATATAGTTAAACTACAACATGGAGAGTACATTTCTCTTGGAAAG GTTGAAGCAGCCCTAGCATCCGGTAACTATGTGGATAATATCATGGTCCATGCGGACCCTTTCCACAGCTTCTGTGTAGCATTGATAGTCCCCTCACATCATGCACTTGAGAGTTGGGCACTTGGAGCTGGAATTGAGTACCCCGATTTTTCAGATTTGTGCAAGAAAGAGGAAGCAGTCCGTGAAGTTCAACAATCTCTTCTCAAG AGCTTTTGTCCCTGGAGGTAA
- the LOC113281552 gene encoding long chain acyl-CoA synthetase 8-like isoform X1 encodes MGDSNGGILGSTLLGNLVQRDYMSVSNVYESYGIVVAFIVGLVIPLLLIGMKRAKQRGVPVQVGGDMGFTICNRRSTTLIEVPWEGATTMAALFEQSCKKNAQGRCLGTREVISREVVTGSDGRKFEKLHMGEYIWETYGGALDRASNFASGLVKLGHTANSHAAIFSDSRAEWLLAFQGCFRQNITVVTIYASLGEEALVHSLNETQVTTLICDSKQLKKLAAISSSLESIKHIIYFEDDDITVDSVFSNLNLTSFSGVEKLGKENPVHPILPSKTDTAVIMYTSGSTGLPKGVMMTHANIVATAAAVTTVIPKIGNKDVYLAYLPLAHVFELAAEAVMLTAGAAIGYGSALTLTDTSNKIKNGTQGDASILKPTLMAGVPAILDRVRDGVLKKIEEKGGLSNKLFNLGYKRRLSAIEGSLLGAWGLEKTFLEVVVFRKIRSVLGGRVRFMLCGGAPLSRDTQRFMNVCLGIPIGQGYGLTETCAGAAFSEADDTTVGRVGPPIPCSYIKLVSWEEGGYLITDKPMPRGEVVVGGHSVTLGYFQNEAKTNEVYKVDEKGMRWFYTGDIGQFHPDGCLEIIDRKKDIVKLQHGEYISLGKVEAALASGNYVDNIMVHADPFHSFCVALIVPSHHALESWALGAGIEYPDFSDLCKKEEAVREVQQSLLKAAKVAKLDKFESPAKIKLLPDPWSPESGLVTAALKLKREQLKAKFKDDLNKLYQ; translated from the exons ATGGGAGATTCTAACGGAGGCATTTTGGGTTCGACGTTGCTGGGAAACTTGGTACAGAGAGATTACATGTCAGTTTCCAATGTCTATGAGTCATATGGGATTGTTGTTGCGTTTATTGTTGGTCTTGTTATACCTTTGTTACTCATTGGGATGAAAAGAGCTAAACAAAGGGGAGTGCCAGTACAAGTTGGTGGTGATATGGGTTTCACAATTTGTAACCGTAGatctactacattaattgaagttCCTTGGGAAGGAGCTACTACTATGGCAGCTCTTTTTGAGCAATCTTGTAAAAAGAATGCACAAGGTCGGTGTCTTGGTACAAGAGAGGTGATTAGTAGGGAAGTAGTTACAGGTAGTGATGGAAGGAAGTTTGAGAAGTTACACATGGGAGAATATATATGGGAAACATATGGTGGAGCATTAGATAGAGCTAGCAACTTCGCATCTGGCTTGGTAAAATTGGGTCATACTGCAAATAGTCATGCTGCCATTTTTTCTGATTCACGGGCAGAGTGGTTGCTTGCCTTTCAG GGATGCTTCAGGCAGAATATTACGGTTGTGACTATCTATGCTTCACTAGGTGAAGAGGCTCTTGTTCATTCCCTCAACGAG ACCCAAGTAACTACCTTGATCTGTGATTCAAAGCAACTAAAGAAACTGGCTGCAATAAGCTCTAGCCTGGAATCTATTAAGCACATTAtttattttgaagatgatgaCATCACAGTTGATTCAGTTTTCAGCAATCTTAATCTTACATCTTTTTCTGGAGTTGAGAAGCTTGGAAAAGAAAATCCTGTGCATCCAATATTACCTTCAAAAACTGATACAGCTGTGATCATGTATACAAGTGGTAGTACAGGATTACCAAAG GGAGTCATGATGACTCATGCCAACATcgtagcaacagcagcagcagttacAACAGTTATTCCTAAAATAGGCAACAAAGATGTGTACCTGGCGTATTTACCCCTGGCGCACGTTTTTGAGCTAGCAGCCGAG GCTGTGATGTTGACAGCAGGTGCCGCCATTGGTTATGGTTCAGCTCTGACTTTAACCGACACCTCCAATAAAATCAAGAATGGAACTCAGGGAGATGCTTCTATATTAAAGCCCACCCTAATGGCAGGAGTTCCAGCTATTTTAGATCGTGTACGAGATGGAGTGTTGAAAAAG ATTGAGGAGAAGGGTGGGCTAAGCAATAAACTTTTCAACCTTGGATACAAACGTCGGTTGTCTGCTATAGAAGGAAGCTTGTTGGGGGCTTGGGGACTGGAAAAAACTTTTCTAGAAGTCGTTGTTTTCAGAAAGATACGGTCTGTTCTTGGAGGTCGTGTGAGATTCATGCTTTGTGGTGGAGCTCCTTTGTCTAGAGACACCCAACGGTTCATGAACGTCTGTCTAGG GATTCCTATAGGTCAAGGATATGGATTGACTGAAACATGTGCTGGAGCAGCGTTTTCTGAGGCAGATGACACCACTGTGGGTCGTGTTGGTCCACCAATTCCGTGTTCCTACATTAAG CTTGTTTCTTGGGAAGAAGGGGGATATCTGATCACTGATAAACCAATGCCCAGAGGAGAAGTTGTAGTTGGAGGACACAGCGTAACTTTGGGTTATTTTCAAAATGAAGCAAAAACTAATGAGGTGTACAAA GTCGATGAAAAGGGAATGCGATGGTTCTACACTGGTGATATAGGGCAGTTCCACCCCGATGGATGCCTGGAAATTATTGACAGGAAAAAAGATATAGTTAAACTACAACATGGAGAGTACATTTCTCTTGGAAAG GTTGAAGCAGCCCTAGCATCCGGTAACTATGTGGATAATATCATGGTCCATGCGGACCCTTTCCACAGCTTCTGTGTAGCATTGATAGTCCCCTCACATCATGCACTTGAGAGTTGGGCACTTGGAGCTGGAATTGAGTACCCCGATTTTTCAGATTTGTGCAAGAAAGAGGAAGCAGTCCGTGAAGTTCAACAATCTCTTCTCAAG GCAGCGAAGGTCGCAAAACTAGACAAATTTGAATCTCCTGCAAAGATTAAGTTGTTACCAGACCCATGGTCACCAGAGTCTGGGTTAGTGACGGCTGCGCTCAAGTTGAAAAGGGAGCAGTTAAAAGCTAAGTTTAAAGATGATCTCAATAAACTGTATCAATGA